The [Clostridium] celerecrescens 18A genomic sequence TCCAGCGTTAATTTATCCGAAGGAGAGGAACCGCTGTCCACAGTGAGGACCAGTGTGGTTCCATTGACCTGCGTACCAATTACGTCACCTAAAGCAGATACTGCCGCCCTGGCCGGGACCGGCACAAAGGCCGGCCACAGAGCGGTGAACAATAAGGTAAATACTAAACTTAATGATAGAAAACGTTTTCTTTGTTTCATACTGCTCCCCCTTATTTAACCAGAATACAGTCCAGATTGATACCGGCGAAATCCCCGTTTTCATAGGAAATCCGGACAGTATTTCTGCCGCTGTTTAAGTTAACAGGAATGTCTGCGGTATTCCAGTCACCCCACCCGGAAGTTACCGGCAGGGCCAAAGCGCTGATGCTTCCCCCATTGACCTTTACGGATCGCTGTCCGGCAGTCACTCCGGCAGAGTAACGGACTGACAGGGAAGCCTTGCGTTTTTCTTTCGAATACACCTCAAATTCTACCCAGTCGCCCTTATCCGCAAACTGGTCCACAAAGCCTTCCCCGTAATAGCCGCTGTAATCCGTGTTGGTGGAAACCTGATTAAGGGATGCATGTTCGGCTTCGTAAGGAGCTTTGTTCACGCCATTTAATTCGATCTTCTTAGCCGGACCGGACGGGGTTTTGATATAGGTCAGTTTTTCATTTTCGTTGTAGTAGAATGCACTTTGTGCCTTTCTAAAGCTATCCAGAGTTTTCACTTCCTGTAATGTCTGACCGTCTGCTTTTACACCGCCGGGTCTGGTTCCAAAGACCTGCGTGGTGATTGGAATCTGGCAGTCAGGCAGATGAACGGTTACAGTACCTGCAGCAAAATTCTCGGTTGCCCGGACTGTCATGGTGCTCCGGTCACTGTGAGACAAGGTATAGGTACTTTCCCCTTCAGGATAGACACGGAACGTGAGGTTTTCGTATTTCTCCACATCATTGCCTATGGATCCGCCGATCTCATAATTTTTGTTTAAGTTAAGGGGCAGAATACTGCCAGACTTTACGTAAACAGGGATAGAGTTCATATCTGTATAATAGTCTTTCGCCATGCCGCCTGCGGTAAGGGCGTTGTGCCAGAAATCGATCCATTCCCCTTCGGGCAGGTATACGCTCTTTACTGTCTGTCCCTCCTGGACAACAGGGGCCACCAAAAGACTGCGCCCAAACATATACTGTTCTTCCAAGTCATAAGTATTGGAATCCTCCGGATTATCTAAGAACATGGCCCTCATCATGGGCGTTCCGCCCTGTGCACTGGTTTGTGCCTCGCTGAAAATATAGGGCAGCAAGTTCATGCGGGTATTGGTGTATTTGCGGAACATGGGTACGATGCTGCTGTCACCTGTACGGCTTTGAACATTCCATGGGGAGCGTTCCTCACTGGGAGAAGGGTTAGCCTTCTCGGAGTGGAACTGCATGATCGGGGCAAAAGCAGCCATTTGGGTACTGCGCTTATAAAGCTCGGCAGAGGGGAAATTCCCCGTAAAACCGGCCAAATCCCAGCTCCAGTAAGGTACACCTGATATACCGGCGCTTAAACCGGCACTGAGAGCATCCCGGAAAGCGGAAAAGCTGGAGGTCTGATCTCCTGCCCAAAAGGCTCCGGTGGTCTGAACGCCTGCGGTCCCCGACCGGCTGAAGGTAATTCCTTCCCCTGTCTTTTTCTTCACAAAGTCGTTATAACCCTTTATGTAGGCGTTAGGGTATGCATTACGCATGGAAAGGTCCGTACTGCCGTTATGGAAGGAAGTGTCTTTACGCCAAACCATTTCCCCGCCGTCTGTTTTTACACCGTCTATCTTAATGTCATCAAAAAGGTAGGAGCGCTTGTTCATCCACCAATCAACTGCCTCGGGATTGGTGAAATCCAACAGCAGACTGTTTCCGAACCACCCTGATTCGGGTATGCGGTAGGGCCCATTATGTCCGTCGGAAACGGCATATCCCTTCTGGAGCATATAGGCTTCGTCATTGTCCTTTTGTGC encodes the following:
- a CDS encoding TIM-barrel domain-containing protein, which translates into the protein MRKKLMAILLSICCILLNVSPAFALEGTWHNPYGLNDIYEIEPTERSPRNPIAGQSVRIHSTTWPVESGQTVWISYTVNGVRKADVGAGWSYNSGNNSYWEADLGSFAKGDTVEYTVHGDVNGTNAKAIGPFTFHVADWEKVKSVSLNNYKNGTVLFDVTADTGNFSPKLALSFTDEETVRFQLSPKGNGKFASGITGYTVTENAQKVEIDTGKLRVTVTKNPYALEVYSYEHKRVLTSNGGMGKEMSWLTDGKDVIGQFRDGYFSPSDEHFYGFGEHYNGAEKRGEVVETYIYNQYQNQGSKTYLSVPFFVTSKGYGIYLNTTCYSRFDMAASDKDRYVFEADTEHVDSPLLDYYLISASTAAKVVGKYNTISGLPQELPKWAFGLWMSANEWDTQSEALEAMNQSKNNDIPATVLVLEQWSDENTFYVWNEATYTPVSGSSAFRNSDFTYGSKWPDPKAMSDTLHENGIKLVLWQIPVLKYTPYSYAQKDNDEAYMLQKGYAVSDGHNGPYRIPESGWFGNSLLLDFTNPEAVDWWMNKRSYLFDDIKIDGVKTDGGEMVWRKDTSFHNGSTDLSMRNAYPNAYIKGYNDFVKKKTGEGITFSRSGTAGVQTTGAFWAGDQTSSFSAFRDALSAGLSAGISGVPYWSWDLAGFTGNFPSAELYKRSTQMAAFAPIMQFHSEKANPSPSEERSPWNVQSRTGDSSIVPMFRKYTNTRMNLLPYIFSEAQTSAQGGTPMMRAMFLDNPEDSNTYDLEEQYMFGRSLLVAPVVQEGQTVKSVYLPEGEWIDFWHNALTAGGMAKDYYTDMNSIPVYVKSGSILPLNLNKNYEIGGSIGNDVEKYENLTFRVYPEGESTYTLSHSDRSTMTVRATENFAAGTVTVHLPDCQIPITTQVFGTRPGGVKADGQTLQEVKTLDSFRKAQSAFYYNENEKLTYIKTPSGPAKKIELNGVNKAPYEAEHASLNQVSTNTDYSGYYGEGFVDQFADKGDWVEFEVYSKEKRKASLSVRYSAGVTAGQRSVKVNGGSISALALPVTSGWGDWNTADIPVNLNSGRNTVRISYENGDFAGINLDCILVK